The sequence below is a genomic window from Pseudorca crassidens isolate mPseCra1 chromosome 7, mPseCra1.hap1, whole genome shotgun sequence.
TTTCTAGGATAATAATGTTGCCTGAAGAATTCACAtacatcatctttttaaaatctgacaaTAAGGACTTTATAATTTATCTTGTTACCTTGGTTACTTGGAATTAAACTTCCAAATGCTGAGGTACCATATCATTTTTAccttctatattatttttaatatttattttaaactgtacTATTACAATATGTACCTTTTTAATATTGACTTCAAACTGGTTTTGATGagacaacctttaaaaaaatttaattatggaaatttttaaaCATGCAAAAGTAGAATAGGGtatacattttttaagtgtacaaggaACTGCAAGCATTGCATAGGTGTAAAAAACACTGGTTTTATCTCCAAAGACTGTCTTGTTTACTAAAAGAAATAGGGTTTCTCCAGAAATAACTACAGGATGAGGCAGCCTATGTTCTTTACCTTAAGCATAATCCTCATAATAAATCCTATAGGAGTGGTAAGCAGGGAGAGCATTTCAGCCCTGTGGTCTGTTGGAGAAGGCTCCACGGGGCAGGTAGCATGAAACAGAATTTCAATAGGTTTAGAAAAATGATGAAATgcttttttatagtatctttttcttcccccaagTCCATCTATATTAGCCATCTGTGTTTGGTTATATTTGCAGTACCTAACAATTTGTCATTGGTTGCAATATCCATGCATATCCTTTCATCTTCTAGATCTTTAGCGATTGGTTCAGAGTAGGTATAATATGACCACTCATGCCTTTCCACCAAGCTGCTTTACCTCAAGGAAGTGTTTTTGCAGCTTTGGAGCTGTGGACCCAGCTTTGGCCACTCAGCCTGCTTTACACAAGACACTGTATTAGATAAGCAAGCCACATACATCATTCACCTGCAGGCTGCGCAGATGAGGAGCAGACCTGCACTGCAGATCTAGGAACACAATCATATCAGTTTACCCAGGGTATAGAGAAATGAACTCACATAGACTAAACCCAGAGAGACTAGCATATAAACAAGAATGCCAGTCTATTAATGTATAACATCAACAATACATTTTCCATAACCAAACTTTAAGTATATGCTCTCAAACGtgtgcacacaccacacacacacacacacacacacacacacacacacacacacacacatacacacacacacgctacaCTCACCAAGAAGATTCCTGTAGAGCAAGGCATCAGAGACAAAAAGTCCTGAGGGTCATTTCCTCTCCCAACAATTGAGAGCATCTAGaactgcttcttcattttacaaacaaggagactgaggcccagagagagattAAGTGCTTTGTTCAAGGTCGTGCAACAAGGCAGTGGGAGTCCTGGGACTGTTATTGCCAAATGTTTATTTGAATTCTGGAGCCCTGTTGCTGACACTAATTCTCATTTCTCTATAGAGAGAAAAAACATAAGCGGCAGAGAACaggaaaaagaagtgaaagaggcagaaagagacaaCAAAATACAGAAACGAAGGTGGAGCCTCTGTCAcaattagaaaaggaaatgatGGAGAAAGCACCAGCAcctacagagaaagaaactgaaccACCCAGGAGTGTGACCGAAGCTCTCCTTCCGGTAGCCTCCACGCAAAGAGTTGTGCCCAAGAAACATTTTTCTGAAATAGGTCAAGAAAGCATTATCCATCAGGAAAATTCTTCTGAATACCAAGAAACAGCAGTACAAAACCACCCTTCTGAAGTACTCCAAGATATGGCTGAATCTGGAGACCTCTCTCCTAAAATGTACCAAGAAATAGCTGTATTTCAAGACCATCCTTCCCAAATGCGCCATGATATGGCTCAACCTGAAGACCTCTCTCTTAAAATGTGCCAAGAAGCCGCTGCAGCCAAAGCCCTTTCTTCTAAAACATCTGAAGATGTAGCTGACCTGGAAGGATGCCCTCTTGAAGCATACCCCAAACCAGATGTGCCTAAAGGCTACGCTCTTGAAACATACCAAAAAAGAGCTGAACCTGAGCAACACAATTCTGAACTAGGTCAAGGAATAGCTGAGACTGAAAATTTTGTTCCTAAAGCACAAGAAATAGCTGTGCCTAAAGAGCTTTCTATAAAAACATACCAAGAAACAGTTGAACCTGAACACTTTTCTcataaaacatataaagaaattgCTGTGTCTAAAGCCCCCTCTCATAAAACAATCCAAGAAACACCTGCTCCTGAAAAATATTCACCTGAAATATACCAAGAAACACCTGGGTCTGAAGAATATTCACCTGAAATATACCAAGAAACAGCTGGGCCTGAAGACTATGCACCTGAAATATACCAAGAAATACCTGGGCCTGAAGACCTCTCTACTAAGACATATAAAGATAAGGATGTGCCTGAAGAATGCTTTCCAGAGCTGTACCAAGAAAGAGGTGGGCCCCAAGACCAGGATCCTAAAGCACACCAGGAAGATGCTAAGGATGTTTATATTTCTCCTTGaggtaggtttgtttttttttattggggtcaAGCTAGTGACATGCCCCTTATTTGTGTTCCCTGTTCATAATCAG
It includes:
- the HEMGN gene encoding hemogen isoform X3, which translates into the protein MDLGKDQSHLTLHQIPDPHQEENHVPEVIGTWSLRNREQLRKRKAEAQEKHTSQWLFGEKKHKRQRTGKRSERGRKRQQNTETKVEPLSQLEKEMMEKAPAPTEKETEPPRSVTEALLPVASTQRVVPKKHFSEIGQESIIHQENSSEYQETAVQNHPSEVLQDMAESGDLSPKMYQEIAVFQDHPSQMRHDMAQPEDLSLKMCQEAAAAKALSSKTSEDVADLEGCPLEAYPKPDVPKGYALETYQKRAEPEQHNSELGQGIAETENFVPKAQEIAVPKELSIKTYQETVEPEHFSHKTYKEIAVSKAPSHKTIQETPAPEKYSPEIYQETPGSEEYSPEIYQETAGPEDYAPEIYQEIPGPEDLSTKTYKDKDVPEECFPELYQERGGPQDQDPKAHQEDAKDVYISP
- the HEMGN gene encoding hemogen isoform X1; the encoded protein is MESQWTNDRRPEVYSLETWAQSGTGLGDTRPRLCDGGTHHLDGQTQVKSTEEQEGVNKGFLWKSDQTAGRYCSKMDLGKDQSHLTLHQIPDPHQEENHVPEVIGTWSLRNREQLRKRKAEAQEKHTSQWLFGEKKHKRQRTGKRSERGRKRQQNTETKVEPLSQLEKEMMEKAPAPTEKETEPPRSVTEALLPVASTQRVVPKKHFSEIGQESIIHQENSSEYQETAVQNHPSEVLQDMAESGDLSPKMYQEIAVFQDHPSQMRHDMAQPEDLSLKMCQEAAAAKALSSKTSEDVADLEGCPLEAYPKPDVPKGYALETYQKRAEPEQHNSELGQGIAETENFVPKAQEIAVPKELSIKTYQETVEPEHFSHKTYKEIAVSKAPSHKTIQETPAPEKYSPEIYQETPGSEEYSPEIYQETAGPEDYAPEIYQEIPGPEDLSTKTYKDKDVPEECFPELYQERGGPQDQDPKAHQEDAKDVYISP
- the HEMGN gene encoding hemogen isoform X2: MTEDQKFILWRHGLRAALDLGTPGPGFLWKSDQTAGRYCSKMDLGKDQSHLTLHQIPDPHQEENHVPEVIGTWSLRNREQLRKRKAEAQEKHTSQWLFGEKKHKRQRTGKRSERGRKRQQNTETKVEPLSQLEKEMMEKAPAPTEKETEPPRSVTEALLPVASTQRVVPKKHFSEIGQESIIHQENSSEYQETAVQNHPSEVLQDMAESGDLSPKMYQEIAVFQDHPSQMRHDMAQPEDLSLKMCQEAAAAKALSSKTSEDVADLEGCPLEAYPKPDVPKGYALETYQKRAEPEQHNSELGQGIAETENFVPKAQEIAVPKELSIKTYQETVEPEHFSHKTYKEIAVSKAPSHKTIQETPAPEKYSPEIYQETPGSEEYSPEIYQETAGPEDYAPEIYQEIPGPEDLSTKTYKDKDVPEECFPELYQERGGPQDQDPKAHQEDAKDVYISP